In Macadamia integrifolia cultivar HAES 741 chromosome 12, SCU_Mint_v3, whole genome shotgun sequence, the following are encoded in one genomic region:
- the LOC122058395 gene encoding 4-hydroxy-3-methylbut-2-en-1-yl diphosphate synthase (ferredoxin), chloroplastic-like, which translates to MATGAVPHTFSGLKTRDHGLSFTKSVNFMKVTDLRRVKSQRTKVLVIRSSNSGPEIAEMQPASEGSPLLVPRQKYCESVHKTVRRKTRTVMVGNVALGSEHPIRIQTMTTTDTKDVAATVEQVMRIADKGADLVRITVQGRKEADACFEIKNTLVQKNYNIPLVADIHFAPAVALRVAECFDKIRVNPGNFADRRAQFEKLEYTEDDYQKELEHIEKVFTPLVEKCKKYGRAMRIGTNHGSLSDRIMSYYGDSPRGMVESAFEFARICRKLDYHNFVFSMKASNPVIMVQAYRLLVAEMYIQGWDYPLHLGVTEAGEGEDGRMKSAIGIGTLLQDGLGDTIRVSLTEPPEEEIDPCRRLANLGMKASDLQLGVVPFEENHRHYFDFQRRTGQLPVQKEGEEVDYRGVLHRDGSVLMSVSLDQLKSPEILYKSLATKLVVGMPFKDLATVDSILLRELPSVEDSKARLALKRLIDISMGVLTPLSEQLTKPLPNAVALVNLKELATGAYKLLPEGTRIAVSVHGDEPYGELDILKDIDATMLLHNVSYEEDKISRVHAARRLFEYLEDNTLNFPVIHHLEFPQGIHRDDLVIGAGSAAGALLVDGLGDGVLLEAPDQDVDFLRNTSFNLLQGCRMRNTKTEYVSCPSCGRTLFDLQEISAEIREKTLHLPGVSIAIMGCIVNGPGEMADADFGYVGGAPGKIDLYVGKTVVKRGIDMDRATDALIQLIKDHGRWVDPPTEE; encoded by the exons ATGGCGACTGGAGCAGTTCCTCATACTTTTTCTGGATTAAAAACCAGGGATCATGGTTTGAGCTTTACAAAAAGTGTGAATTTCATGAAGGTTACTGACTTGCGGAGAGTCAAATCTCAGAGGACGAAGGTATTGGTGATCAGAAGCTCAAATTCTGGCCCGGAAATTGCTGAAATGCAACCTGCTTCAGAAGGAAGCCCCCTCTTAG TTCCCAGGCAAAAGTATTGTGAATCTGTGCACAAGACTGTCAGGAGGAAAACTCGCACAGTTATGGTTGGAAATGTTGCTCTTGGCAGTGAACACCCTATAAGAATTCAGACAATGACAACAACTGACACAAAGGATGTTGCTGCAACAGTTGAACAG GTGATGAGAATAGCTGACAAGGGAGCAGATCTTGTTCGGATAACAGTTCAAGGGAGGAAAGAAGCGGATGCTTGTTTCGAAATAAAGAATACTCTTGTTCAAAAGAA CTACAATATTCCTCTGGTAGCAGATATTCATTTTGCACCTGCTGTTGCATTGAGAGTTGCTGAATGTTTTGACAAGATCCGTGTCAACCCAGGGAATTTTG CTGATAGGCGAGCCCAGTTTGAGAAGCTAGAGTACACTGAAGATGACTACCAAAAGGAGCTTGAGCATATTGAGAAG GTCTTCACTCCATTAGTTGAGAAGTGTAAGAAATATGGAAGGGCAATGCGAATTGGAACAAATCATGGAAGCCTTTCTGATCGTATCATGAGCTACTATGGTGATTCTCCCAGGGGAATG GTTGAATCTGCATTTGAATTTGCAAGGATTTGCCGGAAGTTAGACTATCATAATTTTGTATTCTCTATGAAAGCAAGTAACCCGGTGATCATGGTCCAAGCATACCGCCTACTTGTAGCGGAAATGTATATCCAAGGGTGGGATTATCCTCTTCACTTGGGAGTTACAGAAGCTGGTGAAGGTGAAGATGGAAGGATGAAATCTGCAATTGGCATCGGAACACTTCTTCAG GATGGTTTGGGTGATACAATTAGGGTTTCCCTCACAGAACCACCAGAGGAAGAGATAGATCCTTGCAGAAGATTGGCAAACCTTGGTATGAAAGCGTCAGATCTTCAGCTAGGGGTG GTACCATTTGAAGAGAATCACAGACACTATTTTGATTTCCAGCGTCGAACTGGTCAACTACCTGTTCAGAAGGAG GGTGAAGAGGTGGATTACAGAGGGGTGCTTCATCGTGATGGATCTGTTCTCATGTCGGTATCCCTGGATCAGTTGAAG TCACCTGAAATCTTATACAAATCACTTGCAACAAAACTCGTGGTTGGCATGCCATTCAAG GATCTTGCAACAGTGGACTCAATTCTATTGAGAGAGCTTCCTTCAGTGGAAGATAGCAAAGCT CGCCTAGCTCTCAAGAGGTTGATCGATATAAGTATGGGGGTTTTGACTCCTCTTTCAGAGCAGCTAACGAAGCCATTGCCAAATGCTGTGGCCCTTGTAAATCTTAAGGAACTGGCAACCGGTGCTTACAAGCTTTTGCCAGAAG GCACACGCATAGCTGTATCTGTTCATGGGGATGAACCCTATGGTGAATTAGATATCCTGAAAGACATTGATGCTACAATGCTCTTACATAATGTATCATATGAGGAAGATAAAATCAGCAGGGTACATGCTGCTAGGAG GTTATTTGAGTATTTAGAGGACAACACTCTGAACTTCCCCGTGATTCACCACTTAGAGTTTCCCCAAGGAATTCACAG GGATGACCTAGTCATTGGTGCTGGCAGCGCTGCAGGAGCTCTTCTAGTCGATGGACTTGGGGATGGTGTTTTATTAGAAGCCCCAGACCAGGATGTAGATTTTCTAAGGAACACATCCTTCAATTTATTGCAAGGTTGTAGGATGCGAAATACCAAAACG GAGTATGTTTCATGCCCATCCTGTGGGAGGACATTGTTTGACCTTCAAGAGATAAGCGCTGAAATAAGAGAAAAGACATTACACTTGCCTGGTGTTTCG ATTGCAATCATGGGATGCATTGTCAACGGGCCTGGAGAGATGGCTGATGCAGATTTTGGGTATGTAGGTGGTGCTCCTGGAAAGATTGACCTTTATGTTGGGAAG ACGGTGGTGAAGCGAGGAATTGATATGGATCGTGCAACTGATGCCTTGATCCAGCTGATAAAAGATCATGGCCGTTGGGTGGACCCACCAACAGAAGAGTAA
- the LOC122057375 gene encoding classical arabinogalactan protein 6-like translates to MGRMLRLVSFLLVLQMLFLADLHFAVAADPPQLAPAPAPAPEIAGTHSSSPIGLPPSPETGAPSPGPSSEYNSPPAPTPSDLGSTPSPTPSPEISSPAPTPDASDINHNAKGAAQDETVNSDPATSGGGLTGGQKAGVAVGIIAAACIVGLAGIVYKKRQDNIRRTQYGYAVRRELL, encoded by the coding sequence ATGGGGAGAATGCTCAGACTTGTCTCGTTTCTTCTCGTGTTGCAAATGCTGTTCTTAGCAGATCTACATTTCGCCGTCGCTGCAGATCCGCCGCAGTTGGCACCGGCACCGGCACCGGCTCCCGAAATTGCAGGAACCCATTCTTCCTCTCCCATTGGGTTACCCCCTTCTCCTGAAACCGGTGCTCCATCGCCTGGACCGTCGTCGGAGTATAACTCTCCTCCTGCACCTACTCCGTCAGATCTAGGGTCTACCCCATCTCCAACACCGTCCCCTGAAATATCGTCGCCGGCCCCAACACCCGATGCCAGCGACATTAATCACAACGCCAAAGGTGCCGCCCAGGATGAGACGGTAAATTCCGACCCCGCTACTTCGGGCGGCGGACTAACAGGTGGACAGAAGGCAGGAGTTGCCGTTGGAATCATCGCCGCTGCTTGCATCGTTGGACTGGCTGGTATCGTTTACAAGAAGCGTCAAGATAACATCCGAAGGACCCAGTACGGCTACGCCGTTAGGAGAGAGCTTCTCTGA